ACAACCGAGCGGCGAAAGCAGCACCGAAGCGGCGGCGGAGAAAGCAATGGCGTCCGGGTGGGGAATAACGGGGAACAAAGGAAGATGCTACGATTTCTGGATGGATTTCAGTGAATGTATGTCTCGTTGTAGAGAACCCAAGGATTGCGCTCTTCTCAGAGAAGACTATTTCGAGTGTCTCCACCACTCTAAAGAGGTCTCCTTTTCTCCGATCCTTGTTTTTTTCCTTCGTTTTCTGCGATCTGTTTTGCTTTGTTTCAGTGTTTATGCAAGGTTTTGGTTGTAATTTTTGCGATTCCTGAAATGATTAGTTTAACTAGGGTTCTTTTTGGTGGGATTTTGTGTATCAAACTGAA
This portion of the Coffea eugenioides isolate CCC68of chromosome 11, Ceug_1.0, whole genome shotgun sequence genome encodes:
- the LOC113753121 gene encoding NADH dehydrogenase [ubiquinone] iron-sulfur protein 5-B, with the translated sequence MASGWGITGNKGRCYDFWMDFSECMSRCREPKDCALLREDYFECLHHSKEFQRRNRIYKEEQRQLRAATQKGEDGGHGGSHH